From Watersipora subatra chromosome 8, tzWatSuba1.1, whole genome shotgun sequence, a single genomic window includes:
- the LOC137402844 gene encoding uncharacterized protein — protein sequence MTGTQFGQTATYQCLPDYTTDDPTYITCQLTGEWSRAPNCSSIQPQSEEPTQTKPTFRPTWSMSETFSSSTTEQIKVVMTTTEAVTSPSWLITSLPSTRPPSTAHRFMPTADAGQSATETFPSTSTNKPVSKYWSTSWPDHPTNRLQTTSYSDTTVTELVQSSRASQQTVTTRFSSTELPQAFEASQSSTEQPQILGTSQSLIEFSLASKISQRTAGPAGTTPDIGTSRRVTLTDLFTSPLNFPPNSSPTAKTSSKPISSTKAEQTSLTPSQQPLRLPTPSVHDTKILLPNNSKPLNTVNYKYLTDLPVNRESTTLSSISTEGETDKPTVSKYEKTAVITEAAKRLSESSSEKLARAGSNHPGSALIGASAALVVVAVIMIAVAIYIMRKRRRTEMNFVSVNNALYDTDGQTMTTYSFKEGCPTTD from the exons ATGACTGGAACTCAGTTTGGACAGACAGCTACCTACCAATGTCTACCTGATTACACCACTGATGATCCAACATACATAACATGTCAGCTGACTGGAGAGTGGAGTCGTGCTCCCAACTGTAGTAGCATTCAACCGCAATCTGAAG AGCCTACACAGACTAAGCCGACATTCAGACCTACTTGGTCAATGAGTGAAACATTCTCTTCTTCAACAACCGAACAAATAAAGGTTGTCATGACAACCACTGAAGCTGTTACTAGTCCATCATGGTTAATCACCTCTTTACCGAGCACAAGACCACCTTCAACGGCTCATAGATTTATGCCTACTGCAGATGCTGGACAATCAGCTACTGAGACCTTTCCATCTACATCAACTAACAAACCTGTTAGCAAATACTGGTCAACTTCATGGCCAGACCATCCGACAAACCGACTTCAGACTACTAGCTACTCTGACACAACTGTTACAGAGCTAGTTCAAAGTTCAAGAGCCTCACAACAAACAGTTACCACACGGTTCAGTTCAACAGAACTACCACAAGCTTTTGAAGCTTCACAAAGTTCCACAGAACAACCACAAATTCTGGGAACTTCACAAAGCTTAATAGAATTTTCCTTAGCTTCAAAGATTTCACAAAGAACAGCAGGTCCAGCTGGTACAACCCCAGATATAGGCACATCACGACGTGTCACATTGACTGACCTTTTTACCAGTCCTCTGAATTTCCCTCCCAACAGTTCTCCAACAGCAAAAACTTCCTCCAAACCAATCAGCTCTACAAAAGCTGAGCAAACCTCACTAACACCTAGTCAACAACCATTACGACTGCCAACTCCCAGTGTCCATGATACTAAGATATTACTACCGAACAACAGTAAACCACTGAACACGGTAAACTATAAATATCTCACAGACTTGCCTGTGAATAGAGAGAGTACAACTCTAAGTTCTATATCTACAGAGGGAGAGACTGACAAGCCAACCGtttcaaaatatgaaaaaactgCAGTTATCACGGAGGCAGCCAAAAGGTTATCTGAAAGTAGCTCTGAAAAGCTTGCCAGAGCGGGATCCAACCATCCAGGTTCTGCGCTAATAGGAGCCTCAGCTGCCCTGGTAGTAGTCGCTGTTATCATGATAGCTGTTGCCATCTACATAATGAGAAAGAG GCGGAGAACAGAGATGAACTTTGTTTCTGTTAATAATGCTCTGTATGACACTGATGGACAAACCATGACCACCTACTCTTTCAAAGAGGGTTGTCCCACCACCGACTGA